The following proteins come from a genomic window of Pseudomonas sp. MAG733B:
- the livM gene encoding high-affinity branched-chain amino acid ABC transporter permease LivM, translated as MSSTTKKTIDIKKSLVDAILAGLIALIVFGPIVGVVLDGYGFNLETTRVAWIVAIVMAGRFALSMFLQTPKGLRILEGFESTGSGVHVLAPDYKSRLRWIIPLMIVLAVVFPFFSNSYLLGVVILGLIYVLLGLGLNIVVGLAGLLDLGYVAFYAIGAYGLALGYQYLGLGFWTVLPLAAITAGLAGCILGFPVLRLHGDYLAIVTLGFGEIIRLILNNWLSLTGGPNGMPAPLPTFFGLEFGKRAKDGGVPFHEFFGIAYNPDVKYYFIYAVLFLVVLGVLYIKHRLTRMPVGRAWEALREDEIACRSMGLNHVLVKLSAFTIGASTAGLAGVFFATYQGFVNPTSFTFFESALILAIVVLGGMGSTIGVVIAAFVLTVAPELLRGFAEYRVLLFGVLMVLMMIWRPRGLIRISRTGVTPRKGVAP; from the coding sequence ATGTCTTCAACCACTAAAAAAACCATTGATATCAAAAAAAGTCTGGTTGACGCGATTCTTGCCGGCCTCATCGCCCTGATTGTGTTCGGGCCGATTGTCGGCGTCGTTCTCGATGGCTATGGCTTCAACCTGGAAACCACCCGGGTGGCGTGGATTGTCGCCATCGTCATGGCCGGTCGCTTTGCCCTGAGCATGTTCCTGCAAACCCCCAAGGGCCTGAGAATCCTCGAAGGTTTTGAGTCCACTGGTTCCGGGGTTCATGTACTCGCGCCTGACTACAAGTCCCGTCTGCGCTGGATCATCCCGCTGATGATCGTCCTCGCCGTGGTGTTCCCGTTCTTCTCCAACTCCTACCTGCTGGGCGTGGTCATCCTCGGGCTGATCTACGTACTGCTGGGCCTGGGGCTGAACATCGTGGTCGGCCTGGCCGGCCTGCTCGACCTGGGTTACGTGGCGTTCTACGCCATCGGTGCCTACGGCCTGGCGCTCGGTTATCAGTACCTGGGATTGGGTTTCTGGACGGTGCTGCCGCTGGCGGCGATCACGGCGGGCCTGGCCGGCTGCATCCTCGGCTTCCCGGTGCTGCGCCTGCACGGTGACTACCTGGCGATCGTGACCCTGGGCTTCGGTGAAATCATCCGACTGATCCTCAACAACTGGTTGTCGCTGACCGGCGGTCCGAACGGAATGCCGGCACCACTGCCGACCTTCTTCGGCCTGGAGTTCGGCAAGCGGGCGAAGGACGGCGGCGTACCGTTCCATGAGTTCTTCGGCATCGCCTACAACCCGGACGTGAAGTACTACTTCATTTATGCGGTGTTGTTCCTGGTGGTTCTTGGCGTGCTGTACATCAAGCATCGCCTGACGCGCATGCCTGTGGGCCGTGCCTGGGAAGCGCTGCGCGAAGATGAAATCGCCTGCCGGTCCATGGGCCTGAACCACGTGCTGGTCAAGCTCTCGGCATTCACCATCGGTGCATCGACGGCGGGTCTGGCCGGCGTGTTCTTCGCCACCTATCAAGGTTTCGTCAACCCGACCTCGTTCACCTTCTTCGAGTCCGCCCTGATCCTCGCCATCGTGGTACTGGGTGGCATGGGCTCGACCATCGGCGTGGTGATAGCGGCTTTCGTACTGACCGTCGCCCCGGAGCTGCTGCGTGGCTTCGCCGAATACCGCGTGTTGCTGTTCGGTGTCCTGATGGTGTTGATGATGATCTGGCGACCACGCGGCCTGATTCGGATCAGCCGTACCGGTGTGACCCCGCGTAAAGGAGTAGCGCCATGA